In Gossypium raimondii isolate GPD5lz chromosome 12, ASM2569854v1, whole genome shotgun sequence, a single window of DNA contains:
- the LOC105762602 gene encoding type I inositol polyphosphate 5-phosphatase 4 isoform X1, protein MRDGNSKKSKYISLMKLSWPKTLVKKWFNIKNKAEDFHADEVDYGGVDEDWEHNFSDREACTIKKSKTERLSKRHSDRVRRSKIDPDVSQFTDVHNYKIFVATWNVAGKSPPSYLNLEDWLPTSPPADIYVLGFQEIVPLNAGNVLGTEDNEPARKWLALIRKTLNSLPGTSGGFHTPSPIPDPLVELDADFEGSTRQEASSFFHRRSFQSLSRSMRMVNDMAMPQPRLDRRFSVCDRVIFGHRPSDYDPNFRWGSSDDENGPGDSPSNAQYTEYSPMSYGGSFAFEGSNRHMAHSRYCLVASKQMVGIFLTVWVKSDLRDYVRNLKVSCVGRGLMGYLGNKGSISISMFLHRTSFCFVCSHLTSGQKEGDELRRNSDVMEILRKTRFPRVHGMGYDNSPQTILEHDRIIWLGDLNYRIALSYRCAKALVEMRNWKSLLENDQLRIEQRHGRVFEGWNEGKIHFPPTYKFSNNSDRYAGEDRRPKKKRRTPAWCDRILWYGRGLYQMSYVRGESKFSDHRPVYSVFSAEVESTSRNRIRKSMSCSSARVEVEELLQVSHGYTELSFF, encoded by the exons ATGAGAGATGGAAACTCCAAGAAGAGCAAg TATATTTCCCTGATGAAGCTTTCATGGCCCAAGACATTGGTCAAGAAGTGGTTCAATATCAAGAATAAAGCTGAGGACTTTCATGCAGATGAAGTTGATTATGGAG GTGTTGATGAAGATTGGGAGCACAACTTCTCAGATAGGGAGGCATGCACTATCAAGAAAAGCAAAACAG AGAGATTGAGCAAGAGGCATTCGGACCGAGTTCGACGAAGTAAAATTGATCCCGACGTCTCTCAGTTTACGGATGTGCATAATTATAA GATTTTTGTAGCTACATGGAATGTGGCTGGAAAGTCTCCTCCTAGTTATTTGAATCTTGAGGATTGGCTTCCTACCTCTCCTCCTGCTGACATTTATGTTCTCGG GTTTCAAGAGATTGTTCCTTTAAATGCTGGTAATGTTTTGGGCACTGAAGACAATGAACCGGCCAGGAAATGGTTAGCTCTCATTAGGAAGACTCTGAATAGCCTTCCTGGTACCAGTGGTGGCTTCCACACACCTTCACCAATCCCTGATCCACTTGTTGAACTGGATGCGGACTTTGAAGGATCAACAAGACAGGAAGCTTCATCTTTCTTTCACCGCCGATCATTTCAATCCTTGAGTCGTAGCATGAGAATGGTTAACGACATGGCAATGCCTCAACCGAGGCTTGACCGTCGCTTCAGTGTTTGTGATCGGGTTATTTTTGGTCATAGGCCGAGTGATTATGACCCTAACTTCAGATGGGGTTCCTCTGATGATGAGAATGGACCTGGAGATTCACCAAGCAACGCTCAGTATACCGAATATTCTCCAATGTCCTATGGTGGATCTTTTGCCTTTGAGGGAAGCAATAGACACATGGCGCATTCAAGGTACTGTCTGGTTGCCAGCAAGCAAATGGTAGGGATATTTCTAACGGTATGGGTAAAGAGTGATCTTAGAGACTATGTTCGCAACTTGAAAGTGTCCTGTGTTGGCAGAGGATTGATGGGTTATCTTGGAAACAAG GGTTCTATTTCTATTAGCATGTTTTTGCATCGAACCAGCTTTTGCTTCGTCTGTAGTCATTTAACCTCAGGGCAAAAGGAGGGTGATGAGCTGCGAAGAAACTCTGATGTTATGGAGATCCTCAGAAAGACAAGGTTTCCCAGGGTTCATGGAATGGGATATGATAATTCTCCCCAAACGATTCTAGAGCACGA TCGTATTATATGGCTCGGGGATTTGAATTATCGGATCGCTTTGTCCTACCGTTGTGCAAAGGCTCTAGTTGAGATGCGCAATTGGAAATCACTATTAGAGAATGACCAG CTTCGAATAGAGCAGAGGCATGGCCGTGTATTCGAGGGATGGAATGAAGGCAAAATACATTTCCCTCCTACATACAAGTTCTCGAATAATTCAGACAGATATGCCGGGGAGGATAGGCGTCCAAAGAAGAAGCGAAGAACTCCGGCATG GTGTGATCGTATACTGTGGTATGGAAGAGGCCTCTATCAGATGTCTTACGTTCGTGGAGAGTCCAAGTTCTCGGACCATAGGCCCGTTTATAGTGTATTTTCAGCAGAGGTCGAGTCTACTAGCCGAAATCGAATCAGGAAAAGCATGAGTTGTTCCAGTGCCAGGGTTGAGGTTGAAGAGCTGTTGCAAGTGTCACATGGATATACAGAACTCAGTTTCTTTTGA
- the LOC105762600 gene encoding serine/threonine-protein kinase STY13, whose translation MATNKGEGAKAVAKTETNPIEEMALGCSIGNLSDKKDVFTRADKIDFKSWDLQLDKHLSKAWSRDKDVSLVTKKEEWEIDLAKLDIRHVIAHGTYGIVYRGVYDNQDVAVKVLDWGEDGIATAAEAAAIRASFRQEVAVWHKLDHPNVTKFIGASMGTSNLKIPSKDSTSESNNSLPSRACCVVVEYLPGGTLKNFLIRNRRKKLAFKVVIQLALDLSRGLSYLHSKKIVHRDVKTENMLLDTRRNLKIADFGVARVEAQNPKDMTGETGTLGYMAPEVLDGKPYNRRCDVYSFGICLWEIYCCDMPYADLTFAEVSSAVVRQNLRPEIPRCCPGSLASIMRKCWDAHPDRRPDMDEVVRLLEAVDTSKGGGMIPDDQSPGCFCFTRRGP comes from the exons ATGGCGACAAACAAGGGTGAAGGGGCTAAAGCTGTAGCGAAAACAGAGACAAACCCTATAGAGGAAATGGCTTTGGGGTGTTCCATTGGGAACCTCAGCGACAAGAAGGACGTGTTTACAAGAGCTGATAAGATAGATTTTAAGAGCTGGGATTTGCAACTGGATAAGCACTTGAGCAAGGCTTGGTCTAGGGACAAAGATGTTTCGCTTGTGACTAAGAAGGAAGAGTGGGAAATCGATTTGGCTAAGCTTGATATAAGACATGTTATAGCTCATGGAACTTATGGCATAGTCTACCGAGGTGTTTATGATAACCAGGATGTTGCAG TGAAAGTATTGGATTGGGGGGAAGATGGGATTGCTACAGCTGCTGAAGCTGCAGCTATTCGGGCATCTTTCCGGCAAGAGGTTGCTGTTTGGCATAAGCTTGACCACCCAAATGTTACAAAG TTTATTGGAGCTTCAATGGGAACTTCCAACCTTAAGATTCCGTCCAAAGATTCAACAAGCGAGAGTAATAATTCTCTTCCATCGAGAGCATGTTGTGTTGTTGTAGAGTACCTGCCCGGCGGGACattaaagaattttttgatCAGAAACAGGAGGAAGAAACTTGCCTTTAAGGTTGTGATTCAACTTGCTTTGGACCTCTCTAGAGG TTTGAGCTATCTTCACTCCAAAAAGATTGTACACCGCGATGTGAAGACAGAAAATATGTTGCTAGATACTCgtagaaatttgaaaattgcTGATTTTGGTGTTGCTCGAGTCGAAGCTCAGAATCCAAAAGATATGACCGGGGAAACAGGCACTCTTGGTTACATGGCTCCAGAG GTCCTTGATGGGAAGCCTTACAATAGGAGATGCGATGTCTACAGTTTCGGTATATGCTTATGGGAAATATACTGCTGCGATATGCCTTACGCTGATCTTACTTTTGCTGAAGTTTCATCAGCAGTAGTACGACAG AATTTACGACCTGAAATTCCAAGATGTTGCCCAGGTTCGTTGGCAAGCATCATGCGGAAATGTTGGGATGCACACCCCGACAGACGTCCAGACATGGATGAGGTGGTGAGGTTGCTAGAAGCAGTAGATACAAGCAAGGGAGGTGGCATGATACCTGATGACCAATCCCCTGGTTGTTTCTGTTTCACCCGGCGTGGCCCTTGA
- the LOC105762601 gene encoding uncharacterized protein LOC105762601 translates to MEIDPKPDSENAALVLVKQGAEARVFESVFAGKRSIIKERFSKKYRHPALDSKLTLKRLNAEARCMTKARRLGVLTPVLYAVDPVIHTLTFEYVEGPSVKDVFLGIGSTGVFQERLTDIATQIGDAIGKLHDGGLVHGDLTTSNMLIRNGTNKLVLIDFGLSFTSTLPEDKAVDLYVLERALISMHSSCGNVMDLILAAYKKSSKQWSSTLNKLAQVRQRGRKRTMVG, encoded by the exons ATGGAGATTGACCCTAAACCTGATTCTGAAAATGCCGCCCTCGTTCTCGTTAAGCAAGGAGCTGAAGCt AGAGTTTTCGAGTCCGTATTCGCTGGAAAAAGATCCATCATCAAAGAACGCTTCTCCAAGAAATACAGGCACCCTGCTCTTGATTCTAAGCTCACTCTCAAGCGTTTAAACGCG GAAGCTAGGTGCATGACCAAGGCTCGACGGCTTGGCGTTTTAACTCCGGTTCTTTACGCCGTCGACCCTGTGATCCATACCCTGACTTTCGAGTACGTCGAAGGCCCTTCCGTTAAAGATGTTTTTCTCGGAATTGGGTCAACAGGAGTCTTTCAAGAGCGTTTAACTGATATCGCCACCCAAATTGGCGACGCGATTGGCAAATTACACGACGGTGGACTCGTCCATGGTGACCTCACCACTTCAAATATGTTGATCAGAAATGGAACTAATAAGCTC GTCCTTATCGATTTTGGTCTTAGCTTTACATCAACCCTTCCAGAAGACAAAGCTGTTGACTTGTATGTACTGGAACGAGCCTTAATTTCAATGCATTCTTCCTGTGGGAATGTG ATGGATCTTATACTTGCTGCATACAAGAAATCATCAAAGCAGTGGTCTTCCACATTGAACAAGCTAGCTCAAG TGCGACAAAGGGGCCGCAAGCGAACAATGGTTGGATGA
- the LOC105762602 gene encoding type I inositol polyphosphate 5-phosphatase 4 isoform X2, with protein MRDGNSKKSKLSWPKTLVKKWFNIKNKAEDFHADEVDYGGVDEDWEHNFSDREACTIKKSKTERLSKRHSDRVRRSKIDPDVSQFTDVHNYKIFVATWNVAGKSPPSYLNLEDWLPTSPPADIYVLGFQEIVPLNAGNVLGTEDNEPARKWLALIRKTLNSLPGTSGGFHTPSPIPDPLVELDADFEGSTRQEASSFFHRRSFQSLSRSMRMVNDMAMPQPRLDRRFSVCDRVIFGHRPSDYDPNFRWGSSDDENGPGDSPSNAQYTEYSPMSYGGSFAFEGSNRHMAHSRYCLVASKQMVGIFLTVWVKSDLRDYVRNLKVSCVGRGLMGYLGNKGSISISMFLHRTSFCFVCSHLTSGQKEGDELRRNSDVMEILRKTRFPRVHGMGYDNSPQTILEHDRIIWLGDLNYRIALSYRCAKALVEMRNWKSLLENDQLRIEQRHGRVFEGWNEGKIHFPPTYKFSNNSDRYAGEDRRPKKKRRTPAWCDRILWYGRGLYQMSYVRGESKFSDHRPVYSVFSAEVESTSRNRIRKSMSCSSARVEVEELLQVSHGYTELSFF; from the exons ATGAGAGATGGAAACTCCAAGAAGAGCAAg CTTTCATGGCCCAAGACATTGGTCAAGAAGTGGTTCAATATCAAGAATAAAGCTGAGGACTTTCATGCAGATGAAGTTGATTATGGAG GTGTTGATGAAGATTGGGAGCACAACTTCTCAGATAGGGAGGCATGCACTATCAAGAAAAGCAAAACAG AGAGATTGAGCAAGAGGCATTCGGACCGAGTTCGACGAAGTAAAATTGATCCCGACGTCTCTCAGTTTACGGATGTGCATAATTATAA GATTTTTGTAGCTACATGGAATGTGGCTGGAAAGTCTCCTCCTAGTTATTTGAATCTTGAGGATTGGCTTCCTACCTCTCCTCCTGCTGACATTTATGTTCTCGG GTTTCAAGAGATTGTTCCTTTAAATGCTGGTAATGTTTTGGGCACTGAAGACAATGAACCGGCCAGGAAATGGTTAGCTCTCATTAGGAAGACTCTGAATAGCCTTCCTGGTACCAGTGGTGGCTTCCACACACCTTCACCAATCCCTGATCCACTTGTTGAACTGGATGCGGACTTTGAAGGATCAACAAGACAGGAAGCTTCATCTTTCTTTCACCGCCGATCATTTCAATCCTTGAGTCGTAGCATGAGAATGGTTAACGACATGGCAATGCCTCAACCGAGGCTTGACCGTCGCTTCAGTGTTTGTGATCGGGTTATTTTTGGTCATAGGCCGAGTGATTATGACCCTAACTTCAGATGGGGTTCCTCTGATGATGAGAATGGACCTGGAGATTCACCAAGCAACGCTCAGTATACCGAATATTCTCCAATGTCCTATGGTGGATCTTTTGCCTTTGAGGGAAGCAATAGACACATGGCGCATTCAAGGTACTGTCTGGTTGCCAGCAAGCAAATGGTAGGGATATTTCTAACGGTATGGGTAAAGAGTGATCTTAGAGACTATGTTCGCAACTTGAAAGTGTCCTGTGTTGGCAGAGGATTGATGGGTTATCTTGGAAACAAG GGTTCTATTTCTATTAGCATGTTTTTGCATCGAACCAGCTTTTGCTTCGTCTGTAGTCATTTAACCTCAGGGCAAAAGGAGGGTGATGAGCTGCGAAGAAACTCTGATGTTATGGAGATCCTCAGAAAGACAAGGTTTCCCAGGGTTCATGGAATGGGATATGATAATTCTCCCCAAACGATTCTAGAGCACGA TCGTATTATATGGCTCGGGGATTTGAATTATCGGATCGCTTTGTCCTACCGTTGTGCAAAGGCTCTAGTTGAGATGCGCAATTGGAAATCACTATTAGAGAATGACCAG CTTCGAATAGAGCAGAGGCATGGCCGTGTATTCGAGGGATGGAATGAAGGCAAAATACATTTCCCTCCTACATACAAGTTCTCGAATAATTCAGACAGATATGCCGGGGAGGATAGGCGTCCAAAGAAGAAGCGAAGAACTCCGGCATG GTGTGATCGTATACTGTGGTATGGAAGAGGCCTCTATCAGATGTCTTACGTTCGTGGAGAGTCCAAGTTCTCGGACCATAGGCCCGTTTATAGTGTATTTTCAGCAGAGGTCGAGTCTACTAGCCGAAATCGAATCAGGAAAAGCATGAGTTGTTCCAGTGCCAGGGTTGAGGTTGAAGAGCTGTTGCAAGTGTCACATGGATATACAGAACTCAGTTTCTTTTGA